The Spirosoma radiotolerans genome has a window encoding:
- a CDS encoding crotonase/enoyl-CoA hydratase family protein — MNQPYQSLSFGLADGVMTVSLLGPGKGNAMGPEFWEELPNAMDEINQMPDVRCIVFRGSGDHFSYGLDIARMMPRIAGMASGSPMANERRKLMAQIRFMQSGFVKMHESAKPVIAAVHGWCIGGGVNMIAAADIRLCSRDAKFSLREAKLAITPDIGGLQFLPHLIGQGFTREMAFTGGDYDATFAERVGLVNHVYETPDALFEAANTLARQIADNPAPAVQGAKEVLNYSVNKSIEDGLQYVAVWNSSQMQSVDFGEAMQATIEKRKAEFNKKINRGY, encoded by the coding sequence ATGAATCAACCATATCAATCGTTATCATTTGGGTTAGCGGATGGCGTGATGACCGTTTCGCTGCTTGGTCCCGGCAAAGGAAATGCAATGGGACCTGAATTTTGGGAGGAGCTACCCAACGCAATGGATGAAATAAATCAGATGCCCGATGTTCGGTGCATTGTGTTTCGGGGTAGTGGGGATCATTTTAGCTATGGCCTTGATATCGCCCGGATGATGCCGCGTATCGCCGGGATGGCTTCCGGAAGCCCAATGGCCAATGAGCGTCGGAAGCTCATGGCTCAGATTCGGTTTATGCAATCCGGCTTCGTGAAAATGCACGAGTCTGCCAAACCGGTCATTGCGGCTGTTCATGGCTGGTGCATTGGGGGAGGGGTAAACATGATTGCAGCGGCCGACATTCGTCTGTGTTCCCGCGACGCCAAATTCAGCCTTCGGGAAGCCAAGCTGGCCATTACGCCCGATATTGGTGGATTGCAGTTTCTGCCCCATCTGATCGGTCAGGGATTTACCCGCGAGATGGCCTTTACTGGGGGCGACTACGATGCTACGTTTGCCGAGCGCGTTGGTCTGGTCAATCATGTCTACGAGACGCCCGATGCGCTATTTGAAGCTGCCAATACGCTGGCCCGCCAAATTGCGGATAATCCCGCTCCGGCCGTACAAGGCGCCAAAGAAGTGCTTAACTACAGTGTCAATAAATCCATCGAAGACGGTTTGCAGTACGTTGCCGTCTGGAACTCCAGCCAGATGCAATCGGTGGATTTTGGCGAAGCCATGCAGGCCACCATTGAGAAACGCAAAGCCGAATTCAACAAAAAGATAAACCGAGGTTATTAA
- a CDS encoding mechanosensitive ion channel family protein, whose product MDFSQAPGLIYAELSLWIRNAIRFVPELAVAIIVFVLFTFLSRWLSQGMVRGLRRVSDNQSLVNLTGALIRVMVVAVGLFVALGVLGLDKTVTSLLAGAGVIALAVGFAFQDLTANFISGTMIALARPIQVGDTVETNGYTGKVLDIKLRSVVMDNGQGQTVEIPSKDVFQKPITNFSRIGIRRIELAAGVSYIDDLAKAQQVAKMAVVRLPFVLKDHPVELHYRNFADANVQFVLWFWINPSTTNAQAALSEAIIAVKRAFDEHQILIVFAGQTFDLKQKLANTQPGS is encoded by the coding sequence ATGGATTTTTCTCAGGCTCCCGGCCTTATTTACGCCGAACTCTCTCTCTGGATACGCAACGCCATCCGATTTGTGCCAGAATTGGCCGTGGCGATCATTGTCTTCGTTCTGTTTACCTTCCTGTCGCGTTGGTTAAGCCAGGGAATGGTACGGGGGCTACGCCGAGTTAGCGACAATCAATCGCTCGTTAACCTGACGGGAGCACTAATCAGGGTGATGGTCGTTGCGGTCGGGCTATTTGTCGCGCTCGGCGTATTAGGGCTCGACAAAACGGTAACTTCCCTGCTGGCGGGTGCGGGCGTTATTGCGCTGGCGGTTGGGTTTGCGTTTCAGGATTTAACCGCCAATTTTATTTCGGGAACGATGATTGCCCTGGCCCGTCCGATCCAGGTGGGTGATACAGTCGAAACCAACGGCTACACCGGCAAAGTTCTTGACATTAAACTTCGCTCCGTTGTAATGGACAATGGACAGGGCCAAACCGTTGAGATTCCATCGAAAGATGTTTTTCAGAAACCAATCACCAATTTTTCGCGGATTGGTATTCGCCGGATCGAACTGGCAGCCGGTGTTTCGTACATCGACGATCTGGCAAAAGCCCAGCAGGTTGCCAAGATGGCCGTCGTCAGGCTTCCGTTTGTCTTAAAAGATCATCCCGTTGAATTGCATTATCGAAACTTCGCCGATGCCAACGTACAGTTTGTTCTGTGGTTCTGGATCAACCCATCCACGACCAACGCGCAAGCAGCTTTGAGCGAGGCCATTATCGCCGTCAAACGAGCCTTCGATGAGCACCAGATCCTGATTGTCTTCGCCGGTCAAACGTTTGATCTGAAACAGAAATTGGCGAATACCCAGCCGGGAAGCTAA
- a CDS encoding TonB-dependent receptor, giving the protein MYFLSLRIVLLISGLGVGLFAIKTPAQAQSDTTLVEKKTLVRGSVGETVNSKRVPLVGATVIWAGTTLGTNTDANGLFQLPKHPTENRLIISYVGYQADTLTVTDPSTELMVTLRSERTLQEVTVSGAPGQVDRINPIQTELITQRTLAKAACCNLSESFETNASVSVSYSDAVTGAKQIQFLGLGGQYVQTNIENIPTVRGLATTFGLNYIPGTWITSIDVGKGAGSVVNGYESMSGQMNIELQKPDDTNKLFLNGYANSFGRIEGNVNWSHTLTKKWSVGVLGHASTLQKEIDQNNDGFRDLPLYTQLNAINRYKYSSERFMAQFGVKALYEDRDGGQLSTFRSPVGIARYQFGNTTRRLEFFSKTAILYPDKPYKGLGLILNGVHHDQTAIIGFRPYNGQQRTIYANLIYQNIIGNTNHTYKAGLSYLLDDYKEDLASLATSRTESVPGVFAEYTYTYPEKMTVVLGGRFDYHNLFGAQWTPRAHVKYNLSQSLTLRASAGRGFRVPNPISENMGFLVSSRAVFMYQNRNAGPYVNWNLTPLKPEVSWNYGLSLTKDLTILGKKASLVLDYYRTDFQNQLVVNVENSSLLYFYNLRDATHHGRSFANSFQAELNIQPARRFDVKVAYRLFDTQQSTAMPAGDTVLLPKMMVPRERFLLNVGYALPYDKWKFDATLQWNGPRRIHYLREGYVHASNQNSPTDYSPGFANLNAQLSRGFRTGWEIYLGGENLTGFRQLNPIFAANDPYGPDFDAAGRAWGPVTGRMVYIGFRFKPVN; this is encoded by the coding sequence ATGTACTTTCTTTCTTTACGGATTGTCCTGCTTATCAGTGGGCTAGGGGTTGGCTTATTCGCCATAAAGACCCCCGCGCAGGCACAATCAGATACCACGCTTGTCGAAAAAAAAACACTGGTTCGGGGAAGCGTCGGTGAAACCGTCAACAGTAAACGCGTACCTCTGGTTGGCGCGACGGTCATCTGGGCTGGCACGACCCTGGGTACCAATACAGATGCGAACGGGCTTTTTCAATTACCAAAGCATCCAACCGAAAACCGGTTGATCATTAGCTATGTTGGCTATCAGGCAGATACCCTAACGGTTACCGATCCATCGACCGAGCTAATGGTGACGCTGCGTTCAGAACGCACTTTACAGGAGGTAACAGTATCGGGAGCGCCGGGGCAGGTTGACCGGATCAACCCGATTCAAACCGAACTGATCACCCAGCGAACCCTCGCCAAAGCGGCCTGTTGTAATCTGTCAGAGAGCTTCGAAACCAATGCTTCCGTGAGTGTGTCGTATAGTGATGCCGTTACTGGGGCGAAACAAATTCAGTTTCTGGGACTGGGTGGCCAATACGTTCAGACGAATATCGAGAATATTCCGACCGTGCGCGGACTGGCCACTACCTTCGGATTAAACTACATTCCCGGTACCTGGATCACCAGCATCGATGTGGGCAAAGGCGCGGGGTCTGTCGTGAACGGCTACGAATCCATGAGCGGCCAAATGAACATTGAACTGCAGAAGCCGGATGACACGAATAAACTGTTTTTAAACGGCTACGCAAACAGTTTCGGGCGAATCGAAGGCAATGTAAACTGGTCGCACACGCTTACTAAAAAGTGGAGTGTGGGCGTTCTGGGTCATGCCAGTACCCTTCAGAAAGAAATTGATCAGAACAACGATGGGTTTCGTGATTTGCCTTTGTACACCCAGCTCAACGCCATCAATCGGTATAAGTACAGCAGCGAGCGATTTATGGCGCAGTTTGGCGTGAAGGCGCTTTATGAAGACCGCGACGGGGGACAACTGTCAACGTTTCGTTCGCCAGTGGGTATCGCCCGGTATCAGTTCGGCAATACAACCCGGCGACTGGAGTTTTTCTCAAAAACGGCCATTCTTTATCCTGATAAACCATATAAAGGCCTGGGACTGATCTTAAACGGTGTTCATCATGATCAAACGGCCATCATTGGCTTTAGACCCTACAATGGTCAACAGCGAACGATCTACGCAAACCTGATCTATCAGAACATCATTGGCAACACGAACCACACGTACAAAGCGGGACTAAGCTATTTGCTGGATGATTACAAAGAAGATCTGGCCTCTTTAGCCACCAGTCGTACCGAATCGGTGCCGGGGGTTTTTGCTGAATATACGTACACCTATCCCGAAAAAATGACGGTGGTACTCGGCGGACGGTTTGATTACCATAACCTGTTTGGGGCGCAATGGACGCCCCGCGCGCATGTGAAGTACAACCTGAGCCAAAGTCTGACGCTCAGAGCTTCGGCTGGGCGTGGCTTCCGGGTGCCCAACCCGATCAGCGAAAACATGGGGTTTTTAGTTAGCTCACGGGCCGTATTTATGTACCAAAACAGAAACGCCGGCCCTTACGTGAACTGGAACCTGACGCCACTGAAGCCCGAAGTTTCATGGAATTATGGCCTTAGTTTAACAAAAGACTTGACGATACTGGGTAAAAAAGCATCGCTGGTGCTGGACTACTACCGCACTGATTTTCAGAACCAGTTGGTGGTCAATGTCGAAAATTCGTCTCTCCTGTATTTTTATAACCTGCGCGACGCGACGCATCACGGGCGTTCCTTTGCCAATAGTTTCCAGGCTGAGCTGAACATACAGCCTGCCCGGCGGTTCGATGTGAAAGTGGCCTACCGGCTTTTCGACACCCAACAGAGCACGGCCATGCCAGCGGGTGATACGGTGCTGCTCCCCAAAATGATGGTGCCCCGTGAGCGCTTTTTGCTGAACGTAGGCTATGCATTGCCCTACGATAAATGGAAATTTGACGCAACGCTACAATGGAACGGCCCCCGCCGGATTCATTACCTGCGTGAAGGCTATGTGCATGCCAGCAACCAGAATTCCCCAACCGACTACTCGCCGGGATTTGCTAACCTGAATGCACAGCTTAGCCGGGGCTTTAGGACAGGTTGGGAAATTTACCTGGGCGGAGAAAACCTGACGGGCTTCCGGCAACTGAATCCCATCTTCGCGGCTAATGATCCCTACGGGCCTGATTTCGATGCGGCAGGCCGAGCCTGGGGACCTGTAACGGGGCGTATGGTATACATTGGATTTCGCTTTAAACCAGTAAACTAA
- a CDS encoding VOC family protein, which yields MKQRISQISLVVADYDEAIAFYTQKLSFTLVEDTVLSETKRWVRIAPPGSTDFCLLLAQAANEEQKRRVGNQTGGRVFLFLYTDDFWRDYNTMIANNVTFVRQPSVEEYGTVAVFEDLYGNLWDMIEPK from the coding sequence ATGAAACAACGAATTTCACAGATTAGCCTTGTCGTTGCTGATTATGATGAGGCCATTGCCTTTTATACGCAAAAACTTAGCTTCACGCTGGTTGAAGACACTGTCCTGAGCGAAACGAAACGCTGGGTTCGAATAGCTCCGCCTGGCTCTACAGACTTTTGCCTGTTGCTGGCCCAGGCCGCAAACGAGGAGCAAAAAAGGCGGGTAGGTAACCAGACGGGTGGGCGGGTCTTCCTTTTCTTGTATACAGATGATTTCTGGCGGGACTACAACACCATGATTGCCAACAACGTAACGTTTGTACGTCAACCTTCAGTAGAAGAATACGGCACAGTAGCTGTATTTGAGGATTTATATGGCAACTTGTGGGACATGATTGAGCCCAAATAG
- a CDS encoding SDR family oxidoreductase: MTTGMLRDDALKGKTIIVTGGGTGLGKSVTRYLLQLGANVTICSRRQAVLDETANELMEEVKQNNGSGTVLALACDVRKTDEIEHVIQKTIERFGQLNGLLNNSAGNFISPTERLSYKAFDTIVDIVLRGTYYFTLAVGKYWIANKIPGTVLNISTTYATTGSGYVVPSAVAKGGALIMTKSLAAEWGKYGIRLNAIAPGPFPTKGAWDRLFPEPLASMMDPTSRIPLHRVGEHGELANLAAFLLSDYSGYITGESITIDGGEVLMAGEFSHLDKVTTEQWDMIEQTIKQANRASKNSERAKD, translated from the coding sequence ATGACAACTGGAATGCTGCGCGATGATGCGCTAAAAGGGAAAACGATCATCGTGACCGGGGGCGGCACGGGCCTGGGTAAATCGGTGACCCGCTATTTACTGCAACTGGGGGCCAACGTCACAATCTGTAGTCGCCGTCAGGCAGTACTGGATGAAACCGCCAACGAGTTGATGGAGGAGGTGAAACAGAACAATGGATCGGGGACTGTACTGGCCCTTGCCTGCGACGTTCGTAAAACAGACGAAATCGAGCATGTTATCCAGAAAACGATTGAGCGATTTGGCCAGCTGAATGGCTTACTCAATAATTCTGCCGGGAACTTCATCAGCCCTACCGAGCGGCTGTCTTATAAGGCGTTCGATACCATTGTCGACATCGTTTTGCGCGGCACTTATTACTTTACGCTGGCCGTGGGTAAATACTGGATCGCCAATAAAATTCCGGGGACTGTATTGAACATTTCCACCACCTACGCCACAACGGGCTCGGGCTATGTGGTGCCCTCGGCTGTTGCCAAAGGCGGTGCCCTGATTATGACCAAATCGCTGGCCGCCGAATGGGGCAAATATGGCATCCGGCTCAACGCCATTGCGCCGGGCCCGTTTCCGACCAAAGGTGCCTGGGATCGGCTCTTTCCCGAACCCTTGGCCAGCATGATGGACCCCACGAGCCGCATTCCACTCCACCGGGTTGGCGAGCATGGCGAACTGGCGAACCTGGCGGCTTTCCTGTTGTCAGATTATTCAGGATACATTACTGGCGAAAGTATCACCATCGATGGGGGCGAAGTGCTGATGGCGGGTGAGTTCAGTCACCTCGATAAAGTCACGACCGAACAATGGGATATGATTGAGCAGACCATCAAACAAGCCAACCGGGCGAGTAAAAATAGCGAAAGAGCGAAGGATTGA
- a CDS encoding nuclear transport factor 2 family protein, with translation MKFHDFITGILCLLVALTLSCSKPLSKRTANQLHTMQKETLHKSLIRDFYRRAVAQGDTAFAEQLISDTYIQHSSALKPGKAGVLEALNLMKQMPKPTATATPFMRLIAEDDYVVTNLRFDWGGRQKVVVDLFRFENNQVAEHWDAVQEQPETTANGNAMMDGDLPSEDTALTATNKKIAVEFYQRIFIDRQVQDLPEFVADDLIQHNPEIANGLEGLHAYLRQPSDTKSTLTIHRTISEGNFVVIQAEGKRAANPIMVYEIFRLDQRKVVEQWTVESRL, from the coding sequence ATGAAATTTCACGATTTCATCACGGGCATACTATGCTTACTGGTAGCCCTGACCCTATCGTGCTCCAAACCGCTATCCAAACGGACGGCCAACCAATTGCATACCATGCAGAAAGAAACACTCCATAAATCACTGATACGCGATTTCTACCGGCGGGCCGTGGCCCAGGGCGATACTGCCTTTGCCGAACAGCTTATTTCCGATACTTATATTCAGCATAGTTCAGCCCTGAAACCTGGCAAAGCGGGAGTTCTAGAGGCTCTGAACCTGATGAAGCAGATGCCTAAACCAACCGCAACAGCCACACCATTTATGCGGCTCATTGCCGAAGATGATTACGTGGTTACGAACCTGCGTTTTGACTGGGGAGGTAGACAGAAGGTCGTCGTCGATCTATTTCGGTTCGAGAATAACCAGGTGGCCGAACACTGGGACGCGGTGCAGGAACAACCCGAAACAACGGCTAACGGTAATGCCATGATGGATGGAGACTTACCATCGGAAGATACGGCCCTCACAGCGACCAATAAAAAAATTGCGGTCGAGTTTTATCAACGGATTTTCATTGACAGGCAAGTACAGGATCTACCTGAGTTTGTTGCCGATGATCTTATCCAGCATAACCCCGAAATTGCCAATGGGCTTGAGGGATTGCACGCTTACCTGCGCCAGCCTTCCGACACCAAGTCTACCCTGACGATTCACAGAACAATTAGCGAGGGCAACTTTGTGGTTATTCAGGCAGAAGGTAAACGCGCGGCTAATCCCATCATGGTTTATGAAATTTTCCGCCTTGACCAGAGAAAAGTAGTCGAACAGTGGACGGTGGAAAGTAGGCTATAG
- a CDS encoding cysteine desulfurase family protein — MKPTAAIYLDNAATTRLDPEVLDAMLPLMTEQFGNPSSIHSHGRAVRTALEKARKTVATLLNTSPAEIFFTSGGTEADNTAIRSSVETYGLTHAITSPLEHHAVLHTLEHLAKQGVIQLSMVNIDQKGHIDLAHLEELLRKNQQAGAGSTRSLVSLMHGNNEIGNMLDLNRVGALCRSYDAIFHSDTVQTMGHFRHNLQQLPVDFIVGAGHKFHGPKGVGFLYVNADRVKINPFVYGGAQERNMRGGTENVYGIVGLAKALEIAYRDMDEHRQHITSLKNRMIEQLRAQMPEVQFNGDSADVDNSLYTVLNVSLPASDISDMLLFSLDIARISASGGSACSSGSSIGSHVLAALPGLDADRGYVRFSFGKYNTPDEIDYAVDTLVGLYAKEGKLV, encoded by the coding sequence ATGAAACCGACCGCTGCCATTTACCTCGATAATGCCGCTACTACCCGGCTCGACCCCGAAGTTCTGGACGCTATGCTGCCGCTCATGACGGAGCAGTTTGGCAACCCTTCGTCCATCCATAGTCATGGGCGGGCGGTGCGAACGGCCCTTGAAAAAGCGCGAAAAACGGTGGCTACGTTATTGAACACGTCGCCTGCCGAAATTTTCTTTACGTCGGGTGGAACCGAAGCCGACAATACGGCCATTCGGAGCAGTGTTGAAACCTATGGTCTTACTCATGCGATTACCTCGCCACTAGAGCACCATGCCGTGCTGCATACACTCGAACACCTGGCCAAACAGGGCGTTATCCAGCTAAGCATGGTGAACATAGACCAGAAAGGGCATATTGATTTGGCTCATCTGGAAGAACTTCTACGGAAAAATCAACAGGCTGGAGCCGGATCAACCCGCTCACTGGTCTCGCTCATGCATGGCAACAACGAGATCGGTAATATGCTGGATCTGAATCGGGTAGGGGCGTTGTGTCGCTCGTATGATGCCATTTTCCATTCCGATACGGTACAGACGATGGGCCATTTTCGGCATAACTTGCAACAGTTGCCTGTCGATTTCATTGTGGGTGCCGGTCATAAATTTCACGGACCCAAAGGCGTCGGTTTCCTGTACGTCAATGCCGACCGGGTGAAAATTAATCCGTTTGTCTATGGTGGGGCGCAGGAACGCAACATGCGGGGTGGCACCGAAAATGTATACGGCATTGTCGGGCTGGCCAAAGCTCTTGAAATAGCTTACCGCGATATGGACGAACATCGGCAGCACATCACGTCGCTGAAAAATCGGATGATTGAGCAACTACGTGCGCAAATGCCGGAGGTGCAGTTCAACGGCGATTCGGCTGACGTTGACAATAGCTTGTATACCGTGCTGAATGTCAGTCTGCCTGCCTCAGATATCAGTGATATGCTGCTGTTCAGTTTAGACATTGCCCGTATTTCTGCGTCGGGAGGGTCGGCCTGTTCAAGTGGTTCAAGTATTGGCTCCCACGTGTTGGCCGCCTTACCGGGCCTCGATGCTGACCGGGGCTATGTTCGGTTCTCATTCGGTAAATACAATACTCCCGATGAGATCGATTATGCCGTTGACACGTTGGTTGGCTTATACGCCAAAGAGGGTAAGCTTGTGTAA
- a CDS encoding NAD(P)H-dependent oxidoreductase, with protein MKITLVSTSSRKNSNSLRFVTYVRNLLTAGGQHEVTIVTFEQYDIPFVGQGSVKPDQLTPFQQELTSAWEAADVVLFAMPEYNWTAPPQATNAIHQLGGPSFKHLFENKVFAMVGISNGRGGRQPALDMTTVMNKIISFTNSYSIVSPKLYESHETDKNLDENGQFNGHEVYERTVNAFLTYTLNVANRWLAPTLVEK; from the coding sequence ATGAAAATTACACTAGTTTCTACCTCATCGCGCAAAAACAGCAATTCTCTGCGCTTCGTTACCTACGTCCGGAATCTTCTGACGGCCGGGGGGCAGCACGAGGTAACCATTGTTACATTTGAGCAGTATGATATTCCATTTGTCGGGCAGGGATCGGTCAAACCCGATCAGTTGACCCCTTTTCAGCAGGAGTTAACGAGTGCCTGGGAGGCTGCTGACGTGGTTCTGTTTGCGATGCCTGAGTATAACTGGACAGCTCCACCACAGGCAACCAACGCGATTCATCAATTGGGTGGCCCCTCGTTCAAGCACCTGTTCGAAAACAAAGTCTTCGCAATGGTGGGCATTTCGAATGGACGCGGTGGCCGCCAGCCAGCCCTGGATATGACAACGGTGATGAACAAGATTATCAGCTTCACCAATAGTTATTCAATTGTTTCGCCGAAGTTGTATGAGTCGCACGAGACAGACAAAAACCTGGACGAAAACGGCCAGTTCAATGGCCACGAAGTATACGAACGGACGGTAAACGCATTTTTGACTTACACACTGAATGTGGCCAATCGGTGGTTAGCGCCAACGCTGGTGGAAAAATAA
- a CDS encoding HYC_CC_PP family protein: MKRNLFQFFNLLMACVVLLSSTGFGLVEHSCQMRGKKKTMVVAFSEVKSSSGCATSKQPLPEQQTVVKKADCCQDDQHYENVDISSSLSQFVAKFVKTVTEAVITGFVAVMAWIIEVVFAGKSATVSLFSSPPSLSGRDILTLVQSLLL, encoded by the coding sequence ATGAAACGTAACCTGTTCCAATTCTTCAACCTACTCATGGCCTGCGTTGTGCTGCTAAGCAGTACCGGCTTTGGTTTGGTGGAGCATTCGTGTCAGATGCGTGGCAAGAAAAAAACGATGGTTGTTGCCTTTAGCGAGGTAAAATCATCATCCGGTTGTGCGACCAGCAAACAGCCACTGCCCGAGCAGCAAACGGTTGTCAAAAAAGCCGACTGCTGTCAGGACGATCAGCACTATGAAAACGTCGACATCTCGTCGTCGTTGAGCCAGTTCGTTGCCAAGTTTGTCAAGACTGTTACCGAAGCGGTAATAACCGGCTTTGTGGCCGTTATGGCCTGGATTATCGAGGTCGTCTTTGCTGGGAAATCAGCTACTGTTTCGCTCTTTTCGTCGCCCCCTTCGCTTTCCGGGCGCGATATTCTGACGCTCGTTCAGAGCCTCCTCCTTTGA
- a CDS encoding trans-sulfuration enzyme family protein, with translation MHFDTLALRATHQPDPTTGAVVSPIHLSTTFARNEANELPANYIYARPNNPTRESLEKAIAALEGGAVGMAFGSGQAAAMTLFQALRPGDHVLLSADAYYGTPALLEQVFHPWGLTYTRVNMNDLDAVESSLHENTRIVWCETPSNPMLSITDLLTVSRLAHEAGAICVCDNTWATPVLQRPIDFNVDVVMHSTTKYFSGHSDVLGGALVFKQDNEFTQRVRLLQGLSGAVPSPFDCWLVSRGIKTLGVRVRAQSLTAQAIAEFLDGHPSVERVHYPGLANHPDRALIQQQMNGPGAMLSVQVNGDATDALQFISRLKLITRATSLGGVESLIEHRASVEGINSTTPKNLLRLSVGLEHADDLIADLAQALR, from the coding sequence ATGCATTTCGATACCCTTGCTCTTCGCGCTACCCATCAGCCAGATCCAACCACCGGAGCCGTTGTTTCTCCAATTCACTTGTCAACCACTTTTGCCCGCAATGAGGCCAACGAGTTGCCCGCAAATTACATATACGCCCGCCCTAATAACCCGACCCGCGAGTCACTCGAAAAGGCAATCGCTGCCCTCGAAGGGGGAGCCGTTGGGATGGCGTTTGGCTCAGGACAGGCGGCAGCCATGACACTTTTTCAGGCGCTTCGGCCGGGCGACCACGTATTGCTTTCTGCGGATGCATACTATGGCACTCCGGCTCTTCTCGAACAGGTTTTTCATCCCTGGGGGCTGACCTACACACGGGTGAACATGAATGATTTAGACGCCGTCGAGTCGTCGCTTCACGAGAATACGCGCATCGTGTGGTGCGAAACGCCGTCAAATCCGATGCTGTCTATAACAGACTTATTGACTGTAAGCCGATTAGCGCATGAAGCGGGGGCCATTTGTGTGTGCGATAACACCTGGGCAACCCCTGTCCTTCAGCGCCCGATCGACTTCAACGTCGATGTGGTCATGCACTCAACGACCAAATATTTTAGTGGCCACTCTGATGTACTGGGGGGCGCGCTGGTATTCAAACAGGATAATGAGTTTACGCAGCGTGTTCGGCTGTTGCAGGGGCTATCCGGGGCGGTTCCCTCGCCGTTCGATTGCTGGCTGGTAAGCCGGGGCATTAAAACGCTGGGGGTCCGAGTGCGGGCACAAAGCCTGACCGCTCAAGCCATTGCCGAGTTCCTGGATGGGCATCCGTCCGTTGAGAGAGTGCATTATCCGGGCTTGGCCAATCACCCCGACCGGGCTCTGATTCAGCAACAAATGAATGGACCGGGCGCTATGTTATCCGTTCAGGTAAACGGGGATGCCACCGACGCGTTGCAGTTCATTAGCCGGCTGAAATTAATTACGCGGGCAACCAGCCTCGGCGGTGTAGAGAGCCTGATCGAGCATCGAGCCAGTGTGGAGGGAATAAACTCAACGACACCCAAGAATCTGCTTCGCTTATCCGTCGGGCTGGAACATGCCGATGACTTGATCGCCGATCTGGCGCAGGCACTGAGATAA
- a CDS encoding DUF4494 domain-containing protein, whose product MPNWFLGKIRYQQPIDDSNVGTRNEEFIKQKTVTEAYLVDAVSYTDAEARLYQEIAANTPDFEITNISRMKLADVFHIEEGGETWFKVKAMFITDDEKTGKQKKTPSVMLVNAETPKQAYEQVEISLKSALDPFEITDVNTTKILEIFPYNEEEQRNLRPLSEVLSPEPETI is encoded by the coding sequence ATGCCCAACTGGTTTCTCGGGAAAATACGCTATCAGCAGCCCATTGACGACTCGAATGTCGGCACCCGGAATGAAGAGTTTATCAAGCAGAAAACCGTAACGGAAGCCTATCTGGTGGATGCCGTTAGCTATACCGATGCGGAGGCTCGTCTTTATCAGGAGATTGCTGCCAATACACCCGACTTCGAGATTACAAACATTTCGCGTATGAAACTGGCCGACGTGTTTCACATCGAAGAGGGGGGTGAAACCTGGTTTAAAGTGAAGGCCATGTTTATCACCGACGATGAAAAAACGGGCAAACAAAAGAAAACGCCCAGTGTAATGCTCGTCAATGCTGAAACGCCCAAGCAGGCCTATGAGCAAGTCGAAATAAGCCTGAAAAGCGCCCTTGATCCATTCGAGATCACGGATGTCAATACAACTAAGATTCTGGAAATATTTCCGTATAATGAAGAGGAGCAGCGAAACCTTCGCCCGCTTAGCGAGGTGCTTAGCCCCGAGCCGGAAACTATCTAA